The Verrucomicrobiota bacterium genome has a window encoding:
- a CDS encoding Gfo/Idh/MocA family oxidoreductase, with product MKPSSLKSAISRRHFLTTTGAALAAPMIIPASALGQQGRPAPSERIVIGIVGWGMQGPHNTKMLMAEKDCQVVAACDLDTRPLQQALNTINGHYKNNDCKSYRDYREMFARTDIDAVMLAIPDHWHALASTEAANQKKDIFGEKPLARTIAEQQAIVKAVQKNQRIWQTGSWQRSEAHFHMAAEIVRNGLIGKVTRVEVGLPAGHNDFKGTGDKLFVSDPPPELDYNTWLGPSRWMPYVEGRLHMNWRWNYNFAGGQLLDWIGHHCDIAHWGLGFDNAGPTEVEGQGEFPPSHAVWNTATKYRCELKYPDGITMTIAGGHSDIRGGTKWIGTDGWVWVNRGGFGRGFEASNEEWLKWRAVPEDLRKIKLYQSLNHWRNFVDCIKSRKPTITPAETAHHSAIPGHLGLIAMLTGRKIKWDAAKEQIVGDPEASELLTRPYRAPWKLA from the coding sequence ATGAAACCGTCTTCTCTTAAATCAGCCATTTCACGCCGCCATTTTCTCACCACGACGGGTGCCGCGCTCGCCGCGCCGATGATCATTCCTGCCAGCGCGCTGGGCCAGCAAGGCCGGCCCGCGCCATCGGAACGCATCGTTATTGGCATCGTCGGCTGGGGTATGCAAGGGCCCCACAACACAAAAATGTTGATGGCGGAAAAGGACTGTCAGGTCGTCGCCGCGTGCGATCTGGACACGCGTCCGCTCCAGCAGGCGCTCAATACCATCAACGGCCATTACAAAAACAACGACTGCAAATCCTACCGCGACTATCGCGAGATGTTTGCGCGAACGGACATCGATGCCGTGATGCTGGCGATTCCCGACCATTGGCACGCGCTCGCCTCCACCGAGGCGGCGAATCAGAAGAAGGACATTTTCGGCGAAAAACCTCTGGCGCGAACCATCGCCGAGCAGCAAGCCATCGTGAAAGCCGTGCAGAAGAATCAACGCATCTGGCAGACCGGTTCGTGGCAGCGTTCCGAGGCCCACTTTCACATGGCCGCCGAAATCGTGCGCAACGGGCTGATCGGCAAAGTCACGCGCGTTGAGGTCGGTCTGCCGGCGGGACATAACGATTTTAAGGGCACCGGGGACAAGCTGTTCGTTTCGGATCCCCCGCCGGAGTTGGATTACAACACGTGGCTTGGACCTTCGAGATGGATGCCTTACGTCGAAGGCCGCCTGCACATGAACTGGCGCTGGAATTACAACTTCGCCGGCGGCCAGTTGCTGGACTGGATCGGACATCACTGCGACATCGCGCATTGGGGCCTGGGCTTCGATAACGCCGGGCCAACCGAAGTCGAAGGCCAGGGCGAATTCCCGCCGTCTCACGCCGTGTGGAATACGGCCACGAAATACCGTTGTGAACTGAAGTATCCTGACGGGATCACTATGACCATCGCGGGCGGGCACAGCGATATCCGCGGCGGGACAAAATGGATCGGGACCGACGGCTGGGTTTGGGTGAACCGCGGCGGGTTCGGTCGCGGCTTCGAGGCCTCGAACGAGGAATGGCTCAAGTGGCGAGCCGTGCCGGAGGACCTGCGGAAGATCAAGCTCTACCAATCGCTCAATCACTGGCGCAATTTCGTGGATTGCATCAAGTCGCGAAAGCCGACCATCACGCCGGCCGAAACCGCGCATCACTCCGCCATTCCGGGTCACCTCGGCCTGATCGCGATGCTGACGGGCCGCAAGATCAAGTGGGATGCCGCGAAAGAACAGATCGTCGGCGATCCGGAAGCGAGCGAGCTGCTGACGCGGCCCTATCGCGCGCCGTGGAAGCTGGCGTGA